The DNA region ACTCGAAACTATTTGCTTACTCCAGATTGTCAATATTGAAAGCGTATTTACCATCAATTCAATACCCCGATTATTCACAGATTAAAACCTCTATGAACTTCCGTTTTAACGAAATACGTGTCAGGTACCACACCTTATGATAACTACCAGGCACTGATACGTATTGCCGATACTTGAGGGAAACTTTTCTTACGACAGAAAATAACTTAACCTAACTTAATTTTCGGCCTCTCCAAGACGCGTTCAGTTCTGCtatgtgtgaaatatttaaTACTATAACAATGATAACATCGGCTATGTGCAGTCTGTGCTATATGCAGTTAACCGTATGCTTCAATAacagtagactgtcgacagtcgttcgtgcctttttgctacgttttatctaaaactaaagtcgttgccttgctccgatccggagcaatattataaccgcgtactgatcagTGAGTGTCGGAGGCAATCGCAGTTCCaatcagtacgcattagtattcagtgctacggagcgatgcgacgactttgatttagatgaaacgtagcaaaaaaggcacgaacgactgtcgacagtctacaatAACAGCAACGAGGTCAAGTTAATGTGATAGTAACATTTCGCACATAGCAACGAGATCAAGCCGATGTGATTTCGCACATAGCAACGAGATCAAAAATTGATGtaaaacaactgaaaacaatGACAGGACCTCAGCTGCAACAGTTGTATCATAAACAAGAAGATCAACTGTACAATTAAACCAAGAACTTCAACATCAATAAGTGTTATGAGCTCTTTAAACGGTACGCTGTAACATCATATGTACGTTAGGGACCCTTCACTAATTAGAAGTGGGGAGGGACGGATTTTACAAATTTGtcttggtggggggggggggcattttaaGTTTGGCATCCCATCATTGCCAACGCTTCCACATCCAACCACTGCATGCCACCATTGTACCGTAATCGCAGAACATATCAGTGAAAccactgctgacaaccatgcgTTGAATTGTGGAGCGAGGAGAAGAGTGGGTCTCACACGAGAGATGGGGAACGGTGTGGTAAGACTTTAGGATGATGCCGTGGAGCGGACGCTGACTTGGGCACATGTATGcattatattattgatattgtaTCCGTCTAGTCTTTGGAAGGTCTGCCCTACAGCTTTaccaattagatccaaacacatgGAGTTAattataccatagacagtgCTGTCTATGAGTATACACcgtgccttcacacaaattcactgcGTTGGTAATATTGGGCAAAGTCAATGGTATTAAAGCGATCAATATGGTGGCAGTATTATGGCATAGCCTTTATCATTGACGCTCAGACTCGGTTTCTTTTTCACTTCTGACAGAGTTTATCTCgtgtatttttgaaatatttaagcATGGGAAAGGGTTAGGTTTTCGGGggaggaaattgagggaggaaCACTGTTAAAAATGGAACCAGTGGGAGGGTTACAGCTTACGCATTCAGCCCGCTTGATTTGCCCAGCCCCCTACAATTATTGAAAGCTCCCTTATTGTAATAAAGTCGATCCAtctcacacacacatcatacTCGGGCTGATATATGACTGCCTTCCCCAAGAACACCTAGGAACAGTACGTATGTTAGGAGAGTATAGTGACAATTATTACATAAAGCATACTTACAGTAGTCGCGCTTTTAAGTTTTACGCTGGGTTCTGTGGAGAACACGACGATGTCAACATAGTGAAAGCAATACATCAAACGGAGGTGTACGCAACGTTCATGTTTCGGGTGCTCAGATGTACAAGTGAACAATtgtacacaacaacaacaaagggAGTTAGTAGGAAATTCACCGAACAAGACTCaacttgtttttttatttagccTAGTTAGGTTAGGTACATGTAAAATGGTAACGCGTAGATCATACACATGTATCAATCAGCAAGTTTTTACTGCCACAAAGACATAGAGGGCGATCACATATTACTTTTGATTCATTATGAAAGTATCACATCAAGGAGGACCCGTTTTGCATAGAGGAACATTTAAGTATTAAATCAAATATCTAATGTTGAACTCGAATCGAGAttaacccccccaccccccttcAATTCCGCAAGTGCGATGTGGACATAAATACCGGCAGAACAGTGGGAGAATCAGATTGTTGCTGTGACAACCATCGGACTGGAAATCGTAGTAAATAAATACGAAATGAACTGAAATGGACTACTCCAAAACGAACGAATTTCGCTTTCTGGGCTCGTGCGACAAACTGAGATAGTTTGGCGTCTTGTACGACGGTTCACCGTTCAGAGGTCGTTGCAGCCTGAATTCATGTTACACTTGAGTGAATAACTTATTCAAATAGCCATACATGACACGGCCTCGGAACACTGCACCGCAGTAAGTTTGGCTGCCATAACATAACTTGAAGTATTATGATGGACGACAGAGAAGGTAAGACTTACCAGACTGACAGGTGCTAACAATATGTACAAGTGTATAGTCAAACCTGACGTGTCCAATGTCATGTTTATAAAGACAATCGTTACATTCCACAACGTGTAATTGCACGGATCCGTGCGTCCAGCCCTTGACTTTCTGACTTTCTGACTTTTTTATTTCACCATGGAAATACCAAACATTATTATGTCTAAGCCTGAGGTACATCTAGTTTCATTTTATATTACACTTGCAATGTAAACAAAGTCGTTGTATGGGAAAGGAAAGCTTTGTACTACTTGTTTTTCTGTAGTTGGGGTCTACGTGTATTGTATACCGTATACAATAATgtgggtgaccctaaaacgaatgtcaacccgaatgacggaaaacgaatgacagcatttacagtgtgtaaacagtggaatgacaaccttttctgcattcagttagttgtatgacaccctctgcactgtaaaacaagtggaatgacatccgccactctatagcataagtggaatgacagcgtTTTCATTTCTTACGAGTTTTCTGCTAAGATGCAATGTCCGGTTTCACAACGTGATTATTCAATCGTGGAGAAAGCAGCAAACGCACAACACTAAGGTTCGTGAACTATAAAAAGTACGAATTGGACAAGGAACTTCGGAGGATAATGTGCTTGGTTTCGTTCTTACTCTCTTTCTTTCCTCTTTAAGGTATGGATACGAATAGCGGAGAAGCATTGGGCAGGGATAACGTGATGTTTGTAGACGTGGAATATGTCCTTGAGTCACAAAAAGATGAACCTGATTCTGCTCGTATAAGTCAGACCAGAAAAACACGGGATTCCTACCACTGTTTAATGGTGACATTAATAGTTTTTATAGTTATTGGATATTTACTGATGATCGTCAATACTGGAATCGCGCTTTTTTGTCTCCAACAATACGGGATAAGTACGACCATCTGTAGGCTCGAGACAGAGGCTTTTTCAGCTGCAGACGAACTTCGTTCCACCGCGGAGACACTGGAACCTGTCATTTCCGTGTTGGTAGTTGCTACTGTGTTGGTTTTCATGTTTAACGCGCAACATATTCGTAGCTATCTGCTTCGTGTCTTCAAAAGAAAATGTGATGTACTGAAATTACTATTCAAGACATATTGGTTCACAAGCTATGTAGTAATGATCATTCTTTCATTTATCTACCACATTTGCACGTTTGCGTTAGATGTTGGGTCAAgcgtagagggcgctgttcgaTATATTACTCTTCCGCTGGGAATGACGTCGTGGTTTATACTCCTCGTTGTATTCAACGAATGTGGTGCCATGACAACGGTTGTCCGAGATCGAAGAAAGCGGCTTTATTCCCGTGAGTCTGTACAACAGGGTGGATTAACtgagttaccatggttaccagcACTCTATAAAGCACTTTTGGTATTCGCTGGGGTGACAAATTTTGTAGAATTTCTCATTTACAGCGTTTACTTGGCAGATATGTTAGTTACAGTGAGGAGTAATTTCAAATTGTTGGAGTACATGAGCTTCATTGGAATGTCTCTAACTGTTGCTATACGGTTAGTATATTTCGAAACCATgatatacataatgtaatttGGGGGTATATCAACATCTAcatactgttatatatatagatcATTTAGGATGGATGATTCACTGCAGCAGTTTTAGAATATCCTGGttctcaaaaaatgtcaaaattaatttgaatgtcaAATCTGAATTCCTGATTATTGCTCTGTCGGTTGCgaaacacacatacattgaATAGTCGTTGTAATATAAAGATACTCCAGTATAGAGCCAAATAACTACTATACTACAAAGTGGTAGGCTTTATCCTTTTAAGTGAGGTACTTTTTGTTTTTTCCAACCGTAACACGTGACTACATTGACTGCATTTGATTGGTTATACAAGTTGAATTATTTACCATACTCCATGTAAAAGATAACCTGACATCAGAAAATACGATAAGTAGGTcgaaatttaattttattttaatttaattttttttttttatttacttttttttaaaaattacttcgacctcaagataagatactcgtcggtcacGATACTTCCGTGAGAGTTTGATAAGGTATGAAAGActtaaatgaagacaattatattataagtagacgaacacgttaTGCAAACTGTACTGTTAGTCTAAAAACTTTTGGTTTCTTTTGGAATACAACTTTGATTCAGATGAGACAAAGGCATGAAAGAAagtgtacacggaaatagaagtaaattgttacaatTTTACCTTCTTGCATACAAACAATGTTTAGGGTTGGGTACTAGGGTTGGTTGGGTTATTGGAAAGTTGGTTATTTGGCTTATCTGTAGTAGATTCAAGaaacatgttaattttttttgccTAAAAGTTTAACGTTTATAATTTATAACCAATGGGTAGTCATTGCCATTGCTTCGGTCTCGACAGAGTCTCGACGTAAATCCAATAATTTAATAACGACTATCACTGAATGAGATAAAAGAACACGAAAAGTTAAGACGCCCCATCTCATGCTCAGAAATTCACCAACACTTGTAATTATCTTACAGGTACAATTTTGCCAGTTACTTTTTCCAGTTGATATATATTGGTGAAAAGAAGTTCAAACTCCTCGAAGATCCATGGAGTATGGTGAAAAAGTGACAACGCTGTTTGAAGACGATACAAATTGATACCGTCGATGGTTCACTCCATGGTTTATGACTTTTCATGctaaaatgtctgtctgtctgtctgtctgtctgtctgtctgtctgtctgtctgtctgtctgtctgtctgtctgtatagatctgtctgtctgtctgactgtctgtctgtctgtctgtctgtctgtctgtctgaccatAAATAGACGAACGGCATCTTGATATTGACCATTCTTTAAACCATCATGTCCTACACTGTGATCATTTTAAAGAACAATATACTTTAACTGTAGTGATTAtatacgtacgtgtgtgtgcgtttgtgtgtatgtctgtgcacgcacacacgcgcacacacaaatattatataattattatatacatagaccctcatattcccatggtgtgacgtcaaagtatagtaatatgtgAAATCCATATAtgtcatattactatactttgacgacgtcgaagtatagtaatatggtcggaactattttgaattatttgtaaacatcatcaacctgtacagttacgatgttgttgtttgaaaatatggtttccttgctattcatggattatcgaccatcatcatcagtgtaaacaatcaacaaatacacctcttttgGACACATCTATCACGTTTCGTACAGCCACTAACGTACATACGTAGACATGCTAACATCAACATCGTAATATAGTTCAgaattgtcattttaatagaaacaaaatagTGGAtctatataataaataaataatctcccggtatttctcATTCGTGCTACGTCATCTCGGACTCATGATTCCCCTATGCCTATCGGCTCGGAGGGATCCGGGTgacatgaggggaatcattcgtcctcgatgacgtagaactcattcggaataccgggatactgagagagagagagagagagagagagagagagagagagagagagagagagagagagagagagagagagagagagagagagagagagagagagagagagagagagagagagagagagagagagagagagtgagagagagagagagagagagagagagagagagagagcgcttGATAAGTGAATGAAGAAAAGGTGGCTTGAATTGGTTACTTTGTCTTATTTGTTAAATTCGATTCTCCATTACAAATTTGTTTCGCGTGACCAGTATAGCTGGTCACACTCGTCAGGTGGGTGAATGCGAAGTGGCACAGGACAAGTGCAGcagttttatttttcatttttttatatgaGTGAGCGAGTGATTACATTGAGAAATGGGTATGTACGGTTTGTGATCTTATTACGGTTTGTGATTACGACGTATGATTGAGTGCACTCATGTCAATCACTCATGTCAATCACTCACCTCAGTAATGACAACGTCTACCTATGTTGTAATACTTCATAACATACAACCCTTCTCCAGAAATTGATTGTGAAATAATTCATCATTGgcatatataaacatttcataTGATTGACGTATTAAAGGAAAATCATGTTAATTGTGTCCATTGGCTATCGTTAATGGACTATAAATATTAACCATGTATATGGTTAAtgaacaaaattaaacctcaggagtaCTAGTAGTCGCTAACCGAGTACATTTGAACATATTGTCCgcaataaatacatgtaataaaagcTATATTCACTAATAAGATGGGTGAACTGCCATTCGAATATATTTGTGTCCTCTCTGTCTGATTGGCTCTGTATCTCTGTATCTCtgtatatatctctctctctgtctgtctgtctgtctggctgtctctctctctcgcatTCTCATTTGTACTACTTTATTTGCATAAGTACAGTCACGAATAAAGTCATAAAATGCCTTTGCTATGTCCTtctatctcagaccactaactatTTTTAGTGCTCTGAGCTTCTATCTATAAATTATCCCCCTTTCCTATCTATTTATCTAGTATTATGTAGCCTTAAATAGTGATGTACCTACCATGCTATTTTTATTAGTAGCTGATTCCGATGACCAAACTGTTTTGCATTGTAACTGAGGTGCTTTACAACATGAAGCTTGTGCCACCACACCACTACCACCTGCTGTATTCTGTCCAATACAGGTGACCAATGGCAGTCGAATAAAAATGGAAATCTGATTCGTTGCTGGCCGAGCTCCACCAATCACATGACCCGATGTATGAGCACTGCAACCTATAGAAaaagatctctctctctctctctctctctctctctctctctctctctctctctctctctctctctctctctctctctctctctctctgcataGACTTAAAACATTTTCCGGGTGAAAAGGTTTGGTAGCCGCTTGACTAGCAATGTTTTTGTGACAAAACCCAGCCACCGAGATAATTATAAAAAGACACATC from Glandiceps talaboti chromosome 18, keGlaTala1.1, whole genome shotgun sequence includes:
- the LOC144448882 gene encoding uncharacterized protein LOC144448882 isoform X2, whose amino-acid sequence is MDTNSGEALGRDNVMFVDVEYVLESQKDEPDSARISQTRKTRDSYHCLMVTLIVFIVIGYLLMIVNTGIALFCLQQYGISTTICRLETEAFSAADELRSTAETLEPVISVLVVATVLVFMFNAQHIRSYLLRVFKRKCDVLKLLFKTYWFTSYVVMIILSFIYHICTFALDVGSSVEGAVRYITLPLGMTSWFILLVVFNECGAMTTVVRDRRKRLYSRESVQQGGLTELPWLPALYKALLVFAGVTNFVEFLIYSVYLADMLVTVRSNFKLLEYMSFIGMSLTVAIRYNFASYFFQLIYIGEKKFKLLEDPWSMVKK
- the LOC144448882 gene encoding uncharacterized protein LOC144448882 isoform X1, coding for MMDDREGMDTNSGEALGRDNVMFVDVEYVLESQKDEPDSARISQTRKTRDSYHCLMVTLIVFIVIGYLLMIVNTGIALFCLQQYGISTTICRLETEAFSAADELRSTAETLEPVISVLVVATVLVFMFNAQHIRSYLLRVFKRKCDVLKLLFKTYWFTSYVVMIILSFIYHICTFALDVGSSVEGAVRYITLPLGMTSWFILLVVFNECGAMTTVVRDRRKRLYSRESVQQGGLTELPWLPALYKALLVFAGVTNFVEFLIYSVYLADMLVTVRSNFKLLEYMSFIGMSLTVAIRYNFASYFFQLIYIGEKKFKLLEDPWSMVKK